The Opitutus sp. ER46 sequence CATCGGCCCGGTGTCCATCGCGTCGCCCGCGGCGTAGCCGAGCATCAGCGCGGCGAACGATTTCTGCATCGGATCGGTGGCGGCCTCGTACTGCGCCTGCAGCGTGGCGGTCGGCACGTGCTCCGGACTGATTTCCGCGGCGCCGGCGGCTTCGAACATGCGCACCACCTGGTGCGGGGAGAGGGCCTCCGGTCCGCCGACGTCGAGGACGATCTCCCGCGCCTGCGGATGGTGCGCCGCCAGGGCGGCCACGCGCGCGACGTCACGGAAGGAGACCCAGCTCAGCTTGTTCTCTCCCTCGCCGTAGATCCGGACGGTGCCGTGAAGGGGATCGAAGCCGAGCATCGGGGTGAGCCAGACCTCCATGAAGTACGAGGCGCGCAGCACGACGTACTCGATTCCCGCGCTTTTCAGCCGGTTTTCGACCGCGAGCTTGGCGGAGGTGAGCGGACAAGGGTACGGGAGCTTCGGCCGGTAGGAGACGAAGACGAAGCGCCTGACGCCGGCGCCTTTCGCGGCATCGATGAGGGCCAGTTGGCCCTCCTGGTCGACGGTGGCGATCGAGTCGCCAGGCTGCCGCGAGAACGTTGACGACGCGGTGGAGATGACGGTGGAGATGCCCGCGCAGGCGCGACGCAGCGACGACGGTTCCCTTAGGTCGCCCTCCATCAGCTGGACGGCCAGGCCTTGCAGCGTGGCGCGCTTGCCCGCCTCGGCCGACGGGCGGATCAGCGCGCGCACGGGCTGCCCCCGCGCGCGCAACTGCCGACAGATTTCGAGTCCCAACAACCCTGTGCTGCCGATGACCAAGTTCATGATGTTGCCTCCGGGCGCCGAGGATAGCGCGGCGGCGCGGAACGCGGGAGTAACGGTTACGGTAAACGTGCGCCGAGCCGCGCGGCCGCTTGGCGGGCCGGTCGGAAGAGACAGGTCGCGGTTCAGCCGCGGGTCGCTTGTGGGGCGGGCTCCGGCGTCCTGGCGGCGGTGGCGGTTGCAGCCCTCGGGAGCGCGCACGGTGCGGGCTTCTGCGCCAGCTCGCGGAGCGTTGGCCAGACGTTGGTGAACAGCGCGTACGACTCGAGGCCGGTGGCGGCGGCTTCGAGTTCTCTCCATGCATTGGTGGGGTCGCCGAGGCCCGCGTGAACCTGGGCGATATCCCAACGTGGCACATAGCGGCGCTGGCCGAGATCGTGGAGCTCGCGCAAGACGCCCTGGGCTTCGCGCCGTTTACCCCAGCGTCCGTAACAGAAGCCGAGGGTGCCCAGGATGCGCGTGTGAAAGGCGGCGTCGGGGCACAAGCGCAGCGCTTCGTGCAGCGCGTGTTCGGCCTCGGCGAACCGGTGCTGCACGGCGAGGCTCAGGCCCAGGAACCAATGCGGCCGGTGGAAATGCGGCGCCAGTTCGAGGCTGCGCTGCAGGGCGGACTCGGCCTCGCGGTGATGGTCGGCGAAGCAGTGGATCAGGCCGAGGTCGGCGATGATCGGCACGGCGAGGGGGTCGAGTTCAACGGCGCGCTCGATCTCATCGACGGCTTCGCTCAGTCGCCGGGCGGGCGCGTGGTGGAGCAGACCGAGCCAATGGTGCGCGGTCGCATAGCTCGGATCGAGGTGGACGGCGCGCAGGAGCGATGCGGCCGCGAAGGTGGCGTCGCGCGGATGGATGGCGTGGATGGCTCCGAGCGAGGCGTGGGCTTCGGGAGCGTCGGCATCGAGGGCCAGCGCACGTCGCGCGGCCGCCTGGGCTGCGGGCATCGCCTCCGCCGGCGCGGTGGCACCGGACAACCCGAGGAGCACGTGGCAGTCCGCAATGCCGGCGAAGGCGCGGGCGAAGCGGGGATCGATTTTGGCGGCGCGGGTGAAATGGCCGAGCGCGGCCAGAAGGCCGGTGGCGGTCCGGCGGTTCCACAGGCAACGGCCGCGCAGGTACTCGTTGTAGGCATCCAGCACCTGGCTGCCGCGCGTGGCGACCGCGGCTGGAGCGGGGTCGGGGCCGACCGCGAGCCACGGGCGCAGCGCAGCGTGGATCGCGGCGGTGATCTCGTCGTGGATGGCGAAGATGTCCTGCAGTTCGCGATCGTAGCGTTCGGACCAGAGGTGGCAGCCGTCGCTGGCGTTGATGAGCTGCGCGGTGATCCGCACGCGACTGCCGGAACGGCGGATGCTGCCTTCGACGATCTTGCCGACATCGAGCAGGCGGCCGATCTCGCGGACGTCCCGCGCCTGCTGCTTGAACTGAAACGTGGAGGTTCGGGCGACCACCTGCAGCCGGGCGTCGCGGGCGAGCACGTGGATCAATTCCTCGGTGAGGCCGTCGCTGAAGTACTCGGTATCCGGCTCGGAGCACATGTTAACGAACGGCAGGACGGCGACGCGGTTGGCCGCGGTGGAGGCGGGGCTGGACCCGGTCCGGCGCAGCGGCACGTCGGTCCCGCGCATCTGGAACACCGGCCGGTAGCCGCCTTTGGGCACCTCGATCAGGACCAGATCGACGCTGTGATCGTAATACGCCTGGAGCCGGCGGCGGAGACGGCCCATTTGCACGCGGACGATGGGATCAATGGCGGGATCGTAGTGGGCCGCGGGCCGGCCGAAGACCGCCACACCCAGCCGGTGCTCTTTCAATTCGTCACCCCGGCCCTGGAGGGTCTCGTCGACAACAAACTGGAGGAGCCTCGCCAGCGCGTCGGAATGCGAGAGCTGGGAACTGGCGAGGAGGCGCTTAACCTGGTCCCGAATCTGTTCGGGGGTGGCAGACACGGCGGGATGGAGCCGACCGGCGGTGGGGTAATGCCCGGCAGGGCGGAACTGAGACTGAGGCAAACCCCGTCAGTCCGCAAGCGGGCTGTCTCGCGTGCCGCTCCCCAAAACGCGGCCTCTTCTTGTCGGAAATTTGTCGGGAATCGGGTGTTCGGGGGTGACGAGGAGCGAGGCAAATCCGGCGGCGGGTTCCTGCGGGGTGGGCTCGTTGTCGATCCACGCACGCCGGAGCGAGAAAACTCGCGCCGCGTCGCAGTCCGCTCCCGCGCCGCCACGGCGCGCCTCCCGCTGAGGTGTCAGGCCGTCCCGGCGTCCGGAGATCGGGGCGGCACCAGCAGCGCGCGTTCACGCCGTTCCTCCTCGTCGTGCCACCGCTGCCGCGCGGCGAGAATCTCCGCGCGTCCGAGGTATCCGAGCAGCCGGGGGTGCTCCACTTCGCGCGAAATGACCGGCAGGCGTCCGATGTCATGCCGCAGCATCCGCGCCACGGCGTCCTGCAGCGTCTCGTCGGGATACGCCACCTGCAGGTTCCGCTCCGCCATGAGCGCGCCCAGCGGCGCCTGCGGATTCTCCTCGAGCGCCCGCATCAGATCCCCGCGCGTGACGATGCCGCGGAGCGTTCCGTCCGCATCCACGAGCAGCGTTGCCTGCCGGCGGGCGAGCACCGGATCGCTGTGCGCGATGCGATCGGCCAGTTCAGACACCACCAGGTCGGGCGGCACCACTGGCGGTCGTTGATCCATCACCTCGCCCACCCGCACCAGGTCGAAGAGGTCCACGCCGTAGTCGTAGGAGATGTGTTGCCCCCGGCGGGCGAGCTTCTCCGTGAGGATCGAACGCCGGAGCAGGAGGACGGTGACGGCGACCGCCGCCACGCTGCCCACCAGCAGCGCCGGCAGGACATTCTGGTCGCGCGTGAGCTCGAACATGAAAACCGTCCCCGTGAGCGGCGCCCGCATCGTGCCGCCCATCATGGCGGCCATGCCGATCACCGCTCCGAGGCCGGGATCGCCCCAGCCGGTGACCGCCGCCAGCGCCGCTCCCACCGCGCCGCCGATCATCAGCAGCGGGGCGAGCACGCCGCCCGAGGTGCCGGAGCCCAGGGCCACCGACCACACGAACGCCTTCGTGAGCAACAGCGTCAGGAGGGTGAGCCCCAGCACGTCGCCGCGCAACAGACCGTGGATCGTCTCGTAGCCAACCCCGAGCACCCGCGGATCCACCAGCCCGCCCACCCCCACGACCAGCCCGCCCAGCGCTGGCCACCACATCCAGTGCACCGGCAGCCGCGCAAACGCGTCCTCGCACGCATACACCAGCGTGGTCAGGGCGCCGGAAACCAGCCCCGCCACCACGCCGATGCCGAGCGCGAGCCCCAGCAGGGGCAGATCGGGCGCCCCATGGGCGGCAATGGGAAACACGGGCCCGGCGCCGAGCAGCGGCTGACGCAGGACCGAGGCGATGATCGCCGCCACGGCCACGGGAATGAAGCTGCGCGGCTTCCATTCGAACAGGAGCAACTCGACCGCGAGGAGCACCGCGGCCAGCGGCGTCGCGAACACCGCCGCCATCCCGGCGGACGCTCCCGCCACCAGCAACGTCTTCCGCTCCGCCGCCGACAGGTGAAAGAGCTGGGCGAACAACGATCCGAAAGCCGACCCGACAGGGATCGGCCACTATTCCTTCCGCACCGCGGGCCTCTTGTGAGGCCCGTTCTCTGTCGGACCCCGTGGATGCCGAAAAAAGCCGGTCAATCTACCGGCTTGAATCTGAATTCCCGGCGTAGGCGATCGAGGTATGCGATACCCCCATCTTTCCGAGGAAGACTAGCTCCGGAAAGGCAGACATAATGGCCATTGGGGTTCCAATTCTCAGCGTATTGTGCGTGTGCCGTAAAATCGAACCACGACATGACTCCCTCTTCGGCGTCGAAAAAGAAAAGATACGGAAATGTGCGGCCTGATTCGGGCCACAGCACGTGCGGTGCCTTCTCAAATCGGCGCCACGGGATGGCCTTCACGATTCCGAAATACTGGATGAGGCCCTCCGAGCGACTTGCGGAAGGTGCGAAAAGCACCACGTCGCCGACAGCAGTCTTTTCATATGGAGCCTCGGCTCCTTCTGGCACGCCCCAAACGTTGCACGAACCGTTCGGAAACTTGGCGTGAAGCTCCGAATCGTGCTCGAAATAATCTCTTTCCCAGCCGCGCGGCAGTGACCGCGCAATCTGCTCGAATGTTCGCCGCTGACGAACGGTGTAGTCGAGGTCGTACGAGTTCTCGGCCCCGACATGTGCCAGGAACCAACGCATCCCCTACATATACTCAGCAGCCTCCGGTCGTTCCAGATAGTTTTCCGGCTGGATGGCGGCGCCCGGCGCGAGCAATCTCGTGATCCTTATCATCATGTTCACCGAGGAACGCGCGCGTTGGATCTATCAACACTATCGTTGGCTCGAAACACATTTGCCAAAACGTGCGGCTGGAAAGCAGCCGGTCCTGGTGACGCCCACGCCGGAATTCTACCCGCAGGCCAACACGCGCAACCATGCGTTCGCGGCTGCAATGTTCGAGGCCACAAAAGAGCTAATGGAACTGCAAAACTGGAAGTGCCGGCTCTCCAGTCAGCGTGAGGATCACGCCGACCGCGACGCGGCTTTGGCTCGCTCTGGCGTCTACGGACGAACTGAACACAAGGGCGCAGCGGGAACGTTCCAGATCGACGAGGAAATTCAGATTACTTACTCGCCGCAATTGGTGCACGAACCTGTAGCTTTGGTGGCGACGTTTTCCCACGAGCTATGCCATTACCTGCTTGCGACAGTGAAAACTGAGCCGCCGTGTGGTTGGAAGGAACACGAACCACTCACGGATCTCGCAGCGGTTCACGAGGGGTTCGGCGTATTTCTCTGCAATAGTGCCTTTCAGTTCAGCCAATGGACGGACAGCCAATACCAAGGGTGGAAATGGCGGAAACAAGGGTACCTAACGGAAGCCGAGTTGGGCTTTGCCCTCGGAGTGTATTGTGTGCGAAGCGGCATTCAGCCAGACACCGCCGGGAAATTCTTGAAAATGAATCCAGGGGAGGTCTTTTGGGATTCGATCGGCTACATCACCGAACTCGAGGAAAAGGAACGTGCTGCTCAAATGGGAGCACCCTCGATTGCGCCGCGCCGCCGTTCGGTGTTTTCGTCGCTGGCCAGCCTCTGGCGGCGCAAGTCGGCTCAGAAGTGACCACGATACTCGTCATCGCCTCGCAGCGGGATCGGCTCCGAAGAGTGTCTGCACCACTTAACCGTCTGTTCGACGATGTAGCGGACCTCTTCACCAGCCGGGAGCAGCGTTGTCTCGCCCTCACCGACAGCAGCCGTTCGCTTCGCGTTCTCGCGGCCTATCGCGACAATCGCATCGAGTTTGTCGGTGATATGCTCGCACTCGCTTTCTGAAAACACATCGCGAGTCACCAGATGCTCGCGGAGCGGCGCGATGTAATCTTCCTCACAGCTCTCGTCCCAGCCGAGCCCGCCGTTTCCGTTCCACAGTCGATCGAGAACGCTGGCTGCGCTCACGACGACAGCCTTTTTCGTCGTCGCGAGTTCGATCGCCGGGTCCGCGTACCGATTCTGCAGGCCCAGCCATTCGGAGTCGTAGTCGACCGGGATGGCCGCCTTTCGGCGCTTCAGAAAACCAAACACGTTAGTCCTCCTTTTTCGGCGCAGGGGCATTTTTGCCCTGCTTAACCCCGTTCATCATCTCGATCATCAACGCAGCTCCGGCTTCAACCACGGATTGCGGCGGGTTCACGATGACGTAATTGCCAGAGCGCGTAAGGAGTGTCACCTGAGCGTCGCCTTTGGGCAACGAAAGCGTGGTTCGAGGTCGGGCCGCACCGCTCGCGGGAATCGTCGAATCAATCAGACTCTTGCACAGTGCCTTGATCTTCTCGTCCGGCTGATCCCAGAAGATCGCTTTGCCGGAGAAATTGAGATACCGAGCCGTCCCGTCGGCGTAGGCGGCGAGGGTGTCGTACCCGCCGCCGGACGGCATTTCGATCACGGCGCCCAACACTTCGCCCGCAACGCTTCCGTCGGGTTGCATGCCGAGCTCACGGAGACCGGCCCATGTCCAGAGAATGATTCTTGTTTCGTTGTCCGGATGCTGAAGTGCATTTTGCAGTCGAGCGATTGCATCCTGTTTCTTCCCTTCACGCGCTAGTTTTGCTGCATCGGCGATGTCTTGAAAACCTCCAGGTTCGCCGTTCAGGTGCATCTGCTTCACCTGCTCCTCCAGCGACTGTGAAGCGAAGAGCATGCGTCGAATCGGATCTCCATCGGAGCCAAGTTTCGCCCCATCCGCCTTCGAAAACGGCGCCAGTAGAGCTGAAAGGAAGTAAAGCAGGCGTTTCATTGTCGAGCACCTGAGAGTGACAGCTGGGGCTTGCTGGTAGCAAGCTAGCCGCGCACCTACGCGGAATCGTGTGCCGTTATCTTGTCCACTCGACACGCTTCGTACACGCCGGCCCGGATCGATTTCACTCGTCCCGAGAGAAGATGCTCGAAAAGCGGCTCAAGTCCGCTGCCTTCAATGACCAGCTGCAGCTCAGCGAAACTGAGGACGATCTCGGCGCTGCGTTCACCGCGCAGGATTGCTTTGCTGAGCGACAATAGGGGCAGCGCGACAGCATCGCCGATCTCGAACGTGATGAATGCTCCGCTTCCGTGAACGTGGAGGTCAAATGGTGGGCGGGTGGGTTCGTTCATGTGCTTCATGATGTTCTCCTTGGTGATGATGATGTTGTTGTTGTTGATCTTCTCGTGAGTCTGCGCCGCGTCCCTGCCACAGCCCATTGAGGTGCTTTCGCCACCAGTCGCGCGTAAGTGCGGCCTTCAGCCGTTCATGCCACCGCTGCGAGGGAGCTGGGCGGCGCTGCGCATCCGACCTGCGGTGCTCATGGTCCGCCATTACGTCAAGAACGCCCGGGCGGGCCCCGGACGGGAGACGCTCAAGCAGGTGGACCTTGTCGGGCGTATGAACCGAGCAACTTAGCCGACCGCGCGAGCAGGCGACGTAGGCCGATTTGGCATCCAGCCGCTGGGCGGCCACAACGACGTGATCCACCGTCTTGCTTTGTGACTTGTGGCTGGTCACTGCGTAACCGTAGCTGAGATCGCGGACACGGCGGGTATCGAAGGACCGACCGTCGTCCGTCGTGATCGCTCAGTTTGAGGAGCCGCTGACGGACCGACGCTGCGAGATTCTTCTTCGGCGGCGCGCTCACGTCAGTGACTCAAGATAGGGACGGACGACATTAGCCACTCGGCAGACCCGCGCATACTTCATGATCTCGTCGGGTGTACAGCGACGCTCGCGACGCGCTTCGCGCAGAGCCTCGATGGCAACGTCGATTCCGATCTTCTTCCGGTACTTGAAACAGTCTGCGACGGTCTTCGCGACGCCGTAGGTTTTCACGTCGACGCCATCGATCCGGTGCTGCTCGACGCCTTCGGTGAGGGCGGGACCCGAGAACCACACAAATCGGATAGGTTGGCCGCCAGCGTTGGGTTGCCAGCCTTTCACTGGCAGCGCCATTCATACCTCGTGTGGGCTCTGCGTTGTAAGGTTGTGAAACCGCAGAGCGCTGTGCAGGCACACGATACCGTTCGGGATTCGCTTAGCCGCGATCGCGAGTGAATGGCTTTCTGTCACTCGGGCATCAGGCAGCCGATAGAGACCTCGACCCACTCGTTCAACGGCACCGTTCTTAACTGCCTGCCGGAGTTGCATCCGCGAAAATCCCGCAGCCTCCAGCTCACGGCTCCGCTTGAGTGCCGAGCCGGCAAAGAGCTGCTTCATGGATTGTTGCGGTGGTCCTTTCATTACAAAACCTCGGTAGTTATTGGCATCTACCTAGGATTTGTAAAGCCAGCCGGATTGCGGCCGTTCCGCTCTTGCCCGGCCGATCGCGACGCCAGCGCGACAGCCAAACCTCGCTCTTTCAGAGACAGATCGTTTGACCAACTTCCAGTTCAGCAAATCGCCATGAGATCGCGCCGTTCTGGTTGTCGAACCGAGTGACGATGAAACGCTGATTCATGCTTAGGTTGTCGGCCTCATCGGTCCCAGGCGTTCGCTCCGCGAACGCATTCCATTTTTGCGCCAGAAAAAATGGCGGAGAGGGTGGGATTGGCGGCCTTCGGCCGGTCCCGCGGACTCAACGCTTCGCGTTGCCCCATATCCCACCTCTACGGCGCTTTGCGCCTCGTTTCGCTTCGCGAAACGTCACCATTTTTTTGCGGAGCAAAAAAATGGCGGAGAGGGTGGGATTCGAACCCACGGTGCCTTTCGACACTCCGCATTTCGAGTGCGGTGCGATAGACCACTCTGCCACCTCTCCGGAAGCAGGTGGCGGAACGTAGAGGGCACCTCCTAAAACGGAAGCAGAAAAATCGGGCGCTGAGATTTTCCAAGTGCGAGCCCGCTTCATGGTTCGCCCGTCCGTCCTGCCGGCGGAGTCCTGTCAGGCGCTTGGGCGTTACTAACGACGCAAGCGGCGGGGCGTCAATTACTTGGCGTTAGGCTCGCCCGGATGACTTTTGCGGGCGTCTTGGCGTTCGTGCTTCTTCCGGGAGGCTTCGGTTGGCCTCACGACATCTTCTCTCGGGAAATCCACCTGCGCGGCGGCGGACGCTGCACTCGGTTCAGCCCAGGACGGCTTTTCGCAGCGTGGCGACCATCTCGCGCTGGCGGCGGCGGACGAGGTCGCGGCCTCGGGCGACTTTTGCGCGGGCGGCGGCGGGATCCTTCGCGAGGGAGAGTGCGGTAGGGACCACACGGGCGTAGTCGTTCGGGTCGTCGAGGTCGAAGAGCCAGTCGCCGAGGCCGATGTCCCGCCACATGAGCCCCTTGGTTGTCTGCTCGGCGAAGCGGCACACGAGCGCCGGCACGCCGTGGCCGATGCTCATGATCGGGCTGTGCATTTCGTTGCTCACGAGCCCGGCCGAGCGGCGGTACGTGCTGATCGCTTCGTCGGTGAGCCAGAATTTTTCCCGCCACACCACGCGCGGCTTCACGTCGGCCGGCAACGGATCCACGAGCAACTCCTTGCCGGTGCTCATCTGGGTCGAGTCCTCCGGACACACCAGCACCTTCAGGTCGGTTTCGCGCACGATCCGGACGATCGCCTCGCGGAGTGGCGCGTGGTCGTGCTCCTTCATCTCCTCGTTGCGGCGGTGCTTCGCGGCGTCGAAGGCATAGTTCGGCTTCACCAGCCAGTACGGCGCGTTGCGGAGGTTGGGCAGGAAGCACATGAACTTCCCGTCCTCCAGGCCATGCGCCTTGAGAAAGGCGTCCGCCGCCGCGTCGTTGCGCACGTCGGCGGAGAACGCGCCATCCGGCCCGAACTCGACCACCGGGCTCTTCACGCCCGACTTTCGCACGACCTCGACCGAGGGGCCGTCGCGGAGGAAAACGAATCGCGCGCCGTCGAGCAGCTCGCGGGTGGCGTCGTCGAGTCCGTTCGTGCGCATGATCTTCATGCCGGGGTCGCCCGCCGGGGCCAT is a genomic window containing:
- a CDS encoding chloride channel protein; this encodes MPVGSAFGSLFAQLFHLSAAERKTLLVAGASAGMAAVFATPLAAVLLAVELLLFEWKPRSFIPVAVAAIIASVLRQPLLGAGPVFPIAAHGAPDLPLLGLALGIGVVAGLVSGALTTLVYACEDAFARLPVHWMWWPALGGLVVGVGGLVDPRVLGVGYETIHGLLRGDVLGLTLLTLLLTKAFVWSVALGSGTSGGVLAPLLMIGGAVGAALAAVTGWGDPGLGAVIGMAAMMGGTMRAPLTGTVFMFELTRDQNVLPALLVGSVAAVAVTVLLLRRSILTEKLARRGQHISYDYGVDLFDLVRVGEVMDQRPPVVPPDLVVSELADRIAHSDPVLARRQATLLVDADGTLRGIVTRGDLMRALEENPQAPLGALMAERNLQVAYPDETLQDAVARMLRHDIGRLPVISREVEHPRLLGYLGRAEILAARQRWHDEEERRERALLVPPRSPDAGTA
- a CDS encoding polysaccharide pyruvyl transferase family protein; translated protein: MASSLREDARPPALMIMTAFTRRDFLLAALAATAATQLRGAGSGATRRPRIVLRSSWQTVNIGDIGHTPGVLALLEKELPEAEVVLWPVNVRNGVEEMLRARFPHLRIIREQQEAFACDFLLHGSGPYLVAHRNVAAWRKETGKPYGVWGITMAPAGDPGMKIMRTNGLDDATRELLDGARFVFLRDGPSVEVVRKSGVKSPVVEFGPDGAFSADVRNDAAADAFLKAHGLEDGKFMCFLPNLRNAPYWLVKPNYAFDAAKHRRNEEMKEHDHAPLREAIVRIVRETDLKVLVCPEDSTQMSTGKELLVDPLPADVKPRVVWREKFWLTDEAISTYRRSAGLVSNEMHSPIMSIGHGVPALVCRFAEQTTKGLMWRDIGLGDWLFDLDDPNDYARVVPTALSLAKDPAAARAKVARGRDLVRRRQREMVATLRKAVLG
- a CDS encoding SDR family oxidoreductase, coding for MNLVIGSTGLLGLEICRQLRARGQPVRALIRPSAEAGKRATLQGLAVQLMEGDLREPSSLRRACAGISTVISTASSTFSRQPGDSIATVDQEGQLALIDAAKGAGVRRFVFVSYRPKLPYPCPLTSAKLAVENRLKSAGIEYVVLRASYFMEVWLTPMLGFDPLHGTVRIYGEGENKLSWVSFRDVARVAALAAHHPQAREIVLDVGGPEALSPHQVVRMFEAAGAAEISPEHVPTATLQAQYEAATDPMQKSFAALMLGYAAGDAMDTGPMTALFPIPLATVRDYVASLLAQRAVAGS